The nucleotide window CTCCTTCCATATTTCGACCACCTCCGGTATGTGTGAATCTGCCGCCGGGACGACCGGGATATCTATTCTCTTTTTCACTCTACACCCGTATTTAAAAACTTTACGCGAAGTATTTATCGTGCATCGCAAGCCAAAAGGCCGGCTGCCCGGTCACGTCCACGCCCCCCAGACCCCTTACCCGTCAACGTCCGGCACCGGGTGCGCCAGAACGTGGATGTAGTCCCTGAATCCGTGCTTTTCCCAGAACCGGCAGCCTATCCGGTTTTTGGGCACCACCTGTAGCTCCACCCTGTCGACGTTCACCGATCTGAACCACCTGAACATCTCCATGAGGAGTGCCGTTCCCGCCCCTTTTCTACGATGGATCGATCTCACCGCCAGATCGTTGATGAAGCCGTACCTCTCCGTGTTTAAAACTGGGGGGTGCCTCAAGACAATCGATACGGAGTAGCCAATGACCCTGCCCCCTTCGAGAGCAACGAGGACGTGGGAATCCTCCGACCCGATCCAGTCTTTCACCATTCTAACGAAGTTTTCGTGGCCGTCCTCCCGCCTCTTGAAGAACGGATCGATATCGCTGTGAAAGTCCATGAACTCCTTCCATATCTCGACCATCTCCGGTATGTGTAAATCGGCCGCTGGGACTACTTTCATATCATTTCCTCAACATTATCTCTTTTCGTTCAAATAACGCCCCTAAAGCATCTCTTCGATGATCTCCGCCGCAAACCTGACAAACCCCGG belongs to Candidatus Zymogenus saltonus and includes:
- a CDS encoding GNAT family N-acetyltransferase; its protein translation is MKVVPAADLHIPEMVEIWKEFMDFHSDIDPFFKRREDGHENFVRMVKDWIGSEDSHVLVALEGGRVIGYSVSIVLRHPPVLNTERYGFINDLAVRSIHRRKGAGTALLMEMFRWFRSVNVDRVELQVVPKNRIGCRFWEKHGFRDYIHVLAHPVPDVDG